A genome region from Taeniopygia guttata chromosome 18, bTaeGut7.mat, whole genome shotgun sequence includes the following:
- the TSEN54 gene encoding tRNA-splicing endonuclease subunit Sen54 isoform X4, producing MEAGGSRRLSTAEQPEARQAPRSPGGQKDSLPGGSARQAERLRRCCEEQWRLLCEERPERPGNLVKAEWKPEQGIVELKSPAGKFWHTMGFSERGKQCLLPEEALYLLECGSVQLFYRDVALSIQEAYETLLCQEAMSLSHYQVFSHLKQLGYIVLRFDPSTVPSPYERQLNLESHCKSSGKHHRKRRRSSSPWLHEKKHKVYEDLSEVEGTSSKDGDDYGDSIPMDEKPLSVQPKESDAGSAEGESMPVPLDTGQKDSLSSSSRQAEKREESSTGTHAPRWDFTTITFPNMASDQPCTHLPSPDSRLLPENVPGREVDAASWCTQINQKQEKLSRKERKQRERESRYKSSVNADQEVRRCSNWQEYKALLEQRRQQRVWKRPAHLWDQAVTPLLRPEEVTSPAVLLQQISVLQPSHILDGASRLQEDPEAMKIDFNVYQADAVSKFKKTNPGKPHVRMCVRSCSRQSKKGGNAVLPSFDEQIPSLRALKQVTYLSGDVPLVFALVDHGEITFYSLKEFKLPVDVNH from the exons ATGGAGGCCGGCGGGTCCCGCCGCCTCAG CACGGCGGAGCAGCCCGAGGCTCGCCAGGCCCCGCGGAGCCCCGGCGGGCAGAAGGATTCACTCCCCGGCGGCTCGGCCCGGCAGGCCGAGAGGCTCCGGCGCTGCTGCGAGGAGCAGTGGCGGCTGCTCTGCGAGGAGCGCCCGGAGCGGCC GGGGAATCTGGTGAAGGCTGAGTGGAAACCGGAGCAGGGCATTGTGGAGCTGAAGTCCCCTGCG GGAAAGTTCTGGCACACCATGGGGTTCTCGGAACGAGGCAAACAATGTCTGCTGCCCGAGGAAGCTCTGTACCTGCTGGAGTGT ggctctgtccaGCTCTTTTACAGAGATGTGGCCCTGTCAATCCAGGAAGCCTACGAGACCCTGTTGTGCCAGGAGGCAATGAGCCTGTCACATTACCAG GTGTTCAGCCACTTGAAGCAACTGGGTTATATTGTACTGAGATTTGACCCCAG CACTGTCCCATCTCCCTACGAGAGGCAGCTGAATTTGGAAAGTCACTGCAAGAGCTCTGGGAAACACCATCGCAAGAGGAGGAGAAGTTCCAGCCCCTG GTTGCATGAGAAGAAACATAAAGTATATGAGGACCTTTCAGAAGTTGAAGGGACTTCCAGCAAAGATGGAGACGACTATGGAGACTCCATTCCCATGGATGAAAAGCCCTTGTCAGTGCAGCCAAAGGAATCAGATGCTGGCAGTGCAGAGGGGGAGTCAATGCCAGTTCCTCTTGATACAGGACAAAAGGACTCTCTGAGCTCCTccagcaggcaggcagagaagagagaggagagcagcaCTGGTACCCATGCACCTCGCTGGGATTTTACCACCATCACCTTTCCCAACATGGCCTCAGACCAGCCGTGCACACATCTGCCCTCCCCTGACAGCAGGCTCCTGCCAGAGAATGTGCCAGGCAGGGAGGTGGACGCAGCTTCCTGGTGCACACAGATCAACCAGAAACAGGAGAAGCTGTCGCGGAAGGAGAGGAAGCAGCGGGAGAGGGAGAGCAGGTACAAGAGCAGTGTCAATGCCGACCAGGAGGTGAGGCGCTGCTCCAACTGGCAGGAGTACAAAGCCCTCTTGGAGCAGAGGAGACAGCAGAGGGTTTGGAAGCGACCAGCACACCTCTGGGACCAAGCTGTCACACCGCTGCTGCGGCCAGAAGAAGTGACCTCACCAG CTGTGCTCCTCCAGCAGATCAGtgtgctgcagccctcccaCATCCTGGATGGAGCCTCCCG gctgcaggagGACCCAGAGGCCATGAAGATAGACTTCAACGTGTATCAAGCAGACGCTGTGTCCAAGTTTAAGAAGACAAACCCTGGGAAGCCCCATGTCAGGATGTGTGTTCGGAG ctgtagCAGACAGAGCAAGAAAGGTGGTAATGCAGTTTTACCAAG cTTTGATGAGCAGATCCCCTCCCTGCGGGCTTTGAAGCAGGTGACCTATCTGAGTGGGGACGTCCCGCTCGTCTTTGCACTGGTGGATCATGGAGAAATCACCTTCTATTCACTGAAGGAGTTCAAGCTGCCTGTTGATGTTAATCACTGA
- the TSEN54 gene encoding tRNA-splicing endonuclease subunit Sen54 isoform X2, giving the protein MGRGEAIPEAAVPAGAPHEGPERYRGTRGPEWALQSGAARGLCRPSARRCPRSTAEQPEARQAPRSPGGQKDSLPGGSARQAERLRRCCEEQWRLLCEERPERPGNLVKAEWKPEQGIVELKSPAGKFWHTMGFSERGKQCLLPEEALYLLECGSVQLFYRDVALSIQEAYETLLCQEAMSLSHYQVFSHLKQLGYIVLRFDPSTVPSPYERQLNLESHCKSSGKHHRKRRRSSSPWLHEKKHKVYEDLSEVEGTSSKDGDDYGDSIPMDEKPLSVQPKESDAGSAEGESMPVPLDTGQKDSLSSSSRQAEKREESSTGTHAPRWDFTTITFPNMASDQPCTHLPSPDSRLLPENVPGREVDAASWCTQINQKQEKLSRKERKQRERESRYKSSVNADQEVRRCSNWQEYKALLEQRRQQRVWKRPAHLWDQAVTPLLRPEEVTSPAVLLQQISVLQPSHILDGASRLQEDPEAMKIDFNVYQADAVSKFKKTNPGKPHVRMCVRRYHFDEQIPSLRALKQVTYLSGDVPLVFALVDHGEITFYSLKEFKLPVDVNH; this is encoded by the exons ATGGGGCGGGGGGAGGCAATACCGGAAGCCGCGGTACCGGCGGGAGCCCCCCATGAGGGGCCAGAGCGGTACCGGGGGACCCGCGGTCCGGAGTGGGCGCTGCAGTCCGGGGCTGCCCGGGGGCTCTGCCGTCCCTCAGCACGCCGCTGTCCCCGCAGCACGGCGGAGCAGCCCGAGGCTCGCCAGGCCCCGCGGAGCCCCGGCGGGCAGAAGGATTCACTCCCCGGCGGCTCGGCCCGGCAGGCCGAGAGGCTCCGGCGCTGCTGCGAGGAGCAGTGGCGGCTGCTCTGCGAGGAGCGCCCGGAGCGGCC GGGGAATCTGGTGAAGGCTGAGTGGAAACCGGAGCAGGGCATTGTGGAGCTGAAGTCCCCTGCG GGAAAGTTCTGGCACACCATGGGGTTCTCGGAACGAGGCAAACAATGTCTGCTGCCCGAGGAAGCTCTGTACCTGCTGGAGTGT ggctctgtccaGCTCTTTTACAGAGATGTGGCCCTGTCAATCCAGGAAGCCTACGAGACCCTGTTGTGCCAGGAGGCAATGAGCCTGTCACATTACCAG GTGTTCAGCCACTTGAAGCAACTGGGTTATATTGTACTGAGATTTGACCCCAG CACTGTCCCATCTCCCTACGAGAGGCAGCTGAATTTGGAAAGTCACTGCAAGAGCTCTGGGAAACACCATCGCAAGAGGAGGAGAAGTTCCAGCCCCTG GTTGCATGAGAAGAAACATAAAGTATATGAGGACCTTTCAGAAGTTGAAGGGACTTCCAGCAAAGATGGAGACGACTATGGAGACTCCATTCCCATGGATGAAAAGCCCTTGTCAGTGCAGCCAAAGGAATCAGATGCTGGCAGTGCAGAGGGGGAGTCAATGCCAGTTCCTCTTGATACAGGACAAAAGGACTCTCTGAGCTCCTccagcaggcaggcagagaagagagaggagagcagcaCTGGTACCCATGCACCTCGCTGGGATTTTACCACCATCACCTTTCCCAACATGGCCTCAGACCAGCCGTGCACACATCTGCCCTCCCCTGACAGCAGGCTCCTGCCAGAGAATGTGCCAGGCAGGGAGGTGGACGCAGCTTCCTGGTGCACACAGATCAACCAGAAACAGGAGAAGCTGTCGCGGAAGGAGAGGAAGCAGCGGGAGAGGGAGAGCAGGTACAAGAGCAGTGTCAATGCCGACCAGGAGGTGAGGCGCTGCTCCAACTGGCAGGAGTACAAAGCCCTCTTGGAGCAGAGGAGACAGCAGAGGGTTTGGAAGCGACCAGCACACCTCTGGGACCAAGCTGTCACACCGCTGCTGCGGCCAGAAGAAGTGACCTCACCAG CTGTGCTCCTCCAGCAGATCAGtgtgctgcagccctcccaCATCCTGGATGGAGCCTCCCG gctgcaggagGACCCAGAGGCCATGAAGATAGACTTCAACGTGTATCAAGCAGACGCTGTGTCCAAGTTTAAGAAGACAAACCCTGGGAAGCCCCATGTCAGGATGTGTGTTCGGAGGTACCA cTTTGATGAGCAGATCCCCTCCCTGCGGGCTTTGAAGCAGGTGACCTATCTGAGTGGGGACGTCCCGCTCGTCTTTGCACTGGTGGATCATGGAGAAATCACCTTCTATTCACTGAAGGAGTTCAAGCTGCCTGTTGATGTTAATCACTGA
- the TSEN54 gene encoding tRNA-splicing endonuclease subunit Sen54 isoform X1, translating into MGRGEAIPEAAVPAGAPHEGPERYRGTRGPEWALQSGAARGLCRPSARRCPRSTAEQPEARQAPRSPGGQKDSLPGGSARQAERLRRCCEEQWRLLCEERPERPGNLVKAEWKPEQGIVELKSPAGKFWHTMGFSERGKQCLLPEEALYLLECGSVQLFYRDVALSIQEAYETLLCQEAMSLSHYQVFSHLKQLGYIVLRFDPSTVPSPYERQLNLESHCKSSGKHHRKRRRSSSPWLHEKKHKVYEDLSEVEGTSSKDGDDYGDSIPMDEKPLSVQPKESDAGSAEGESMPVPLDTGQKDSLSSSSRQAEKREESSTGTHAPRWDFTTITFPNMASDQPCTHLPSPDSRLLPENVPGREVDAASWCTQINQKQEKLSRKERKQRERESRYKSSVNADQEVRRCSNWQEYKALLEQRRQQRVWKRPAHLWDQAVTPLLRPEEVTSPAVLLQQISVLQPSHILDGASRLQEDPEAMKIDFNVYQADAVSKFKKTNPGKPHVRMCVRSCSRQSKKGGNAVLPSFDEQIPSLRALKQVTYLSGDVPLVFALVDHGEITFYSLKEFKLPVDVNH; encoded by the exons ATGGGGCGGGGGGAGGCAATACCGGAAGCCGCGGTACCGGCGGGAGCCCCCCATGAGGGGCCAGAGCGGTACCGGGGGACCCGCGGTCCGGAGTGGGCGCTGCAGTCCGGGGCTGCCCGGGGGCTCTGCCGTCCCTCAGCACGCCGCTGTCCCCGCAGCACGGCGGAGCAGCCCGAGGCTCGCCAGGCCCCGCGGAGCCCCGGCGGGCAGAAGGATTCACTCCCCGGCGGCTCGGCCCGGCAGGCCGAGAGGCTCCGGCGCTGCTGCGAGGAGCAGTGGCGGCTGCTCTGCGAGGAGCGCCCGGAGCGGCC GGGGAATCTGGTGAAGGCTGAGTGGAAACCGGAGCAGGGCATTGTGGAGCTGAAGTCCCCTGCG GGAAAGTTCTGGCACACCATGGGGTTCTCGGAACGAGGCAAACAATGTCTGCTGCCCGAGGAAGCTCTGTACCTGCTGGAGTGT ggctctgtccaGCTCTTTTACAGAGATGTGGCCCTGTCAATCCAGGAAGCCTACGAGACCCTGTTGTGCCAGGAGGCAATGAGCCTGTCACATTACCAG GTGTTCAGCCACTTGAAGCAACTGGGTTATATTGTACTGAGATTTGACCCCAG CACTGTCCCATCTCCCTACGAGAGGCAGCTGAATTTGGAAAGTCACTGCAAGAGCTCTGGGAAACACCATCGCAAGAGGAGGAGAAGTTCCAGCCCCTG GTTGCATGAGAAGAAACATAAAGTATATGAGGACCTTTCAGAAGTTGAAGGGACTTCCAGCAAAGATGGAGACGACTATGGAGACTCCATTCCCATGGATGAAAAGCCCTTGTCAGTGCAGCCAAAGGAATCAGATGCTGGCAGTGCAGAGGGGGAGTCAATGCCAGTTCCTCTTGATACAGGACAAAAGGACTCTCTGAGCTCCTccagcaggcaggcagagaagagagaggagagcagcaCTGGTACCCATGCACCTCGCTGGGATTTTACCACCATCACCTTTCCCAACATGGCCTCAGACCAGCCGTGCACACATCTGCCCTCCCCTGACAGCAGGCTCCTGCCAGAGAATGTGCCAGGCAGGGAGGTGGACGCAGCTTCCTGGTGCACACAGATCAACCAGAAACAGGAGAAGCTGTCGCGGAAGGAGAGGAAGCAGCGGGAGAGGGAGAGCAGGTACAAGAGCAGTGTCAATGCCGACCAGGAGGTGAGGCGCTGCTCCAACTGGCAGGAGTACAAAGCCCTCTTGGAGCAGAGGAGACAGCAGAGGGTTTGGAAGCGACCAGCACACCTCTGGGACCAAGCTGTCACACCGCTGCTGCGGCCAGAAGAAGTGACCTCACCAG CTGTGCTCCTCCAGCAGATCAGtgtgctgcagccctcccaCATCCTGGATGGAGCCTCCCG gctgcaggagGACCCAGAGGCCATGAAGATAGACTTCAACGTGTATCAAGCAGACGCTGTGTCCAAGTTTAAGAAGACAAACCCTGGGAAGCCCCATGTCAGGATGTGTGTTCGGAG ctgtagCAGACAGAGCAAGAAAGGTGGTAATGCAGTTTTACCAAG cTTTGATGAGCAGATCCCCTCCCTGCGGGCTTTGAAGCAGGTGACCTATCTGAGTGGGGACGTCCCGCTCGTCTTTGCACTGGTGGATCATGGAGAAATCACCTTCTATTCACTGAAGGAGTTCAAGCTGCCTGTTGATGTTAATCACTGA
- the TSEN54 gene encoding tRNA-splicing endonuclease subunit Sen54 isoform X7 → MGFSERGKQCLLPEEALYLLECGSVQLFYRDVALSIQEAYETLLCQEAMSLSHYQVFSHLKQLGYIVLRFDPSTVPSPYERQLNLESHCKSSGKHHRKRRRSSSPWLHEKKHKVYEDLSEVEGTSSKDGDDYGDSIPMDEKPLSVQPKESDAGSAEGESMPVPLDTGQKDSLSSSSRQAEKREESSTGTHAPRWDFTTITFPNMASDQPCTHLPSPDSRLLPENVPGREVDAASWCTQINQKQEKLSRKERKQRERESRYKSSVNADQEVRRCSNWQEYKALLEQRRQQRVWKRPAHLWDQAVTPLLRPEEVTSPAVLLQQISVLQPSHILDGASRLQEDPEAMKIDFNVYQADAVSKFKKTNPGKPHVRMCVRSCSRQSKKGGNAVLPSFDEQIPSLRALKQVTYLSGDVPLVFALVDHGEITFYSLKEFKLPVDVNH, encoded by the exons ATGGGGTTCTCGGAACGAGGCAAACAATGTCTGCTGCCCGAGGAAGCTCTGTACCTGCTGGAGTGT ggctctgtccaGCTCTTTTACAGAGATGTGGCCCTGTCAATCCAGGAAGCCTACGAGACCCTGTTGTGCCAGGAGGCAATGAGCCTGTCACATTACCAG GTGTTCAGCCACTTGAAGCAACTGGGTTATATTGTACTGAGATTTGACCCCAG CACTGTCCCATCTCCCTACGAGAGGCAGCTGAATTTGGAAAGTCACTGCAAGAGCTCTGGGAAACACCATCGCAAGAGGAGGAGAAGTTCCAGCCCCTG GTTGCATGAGAAGAAACATAAAGTATATGAGGACCTTTCAGAAGTTGAAGGGACTTCCAGCAAAGATGGAGACGACTATGGAGACTCCATTCCCATGGATGAAAAGCCCTTGTCAGTGCAGCCAAAGGAATCAGATGCTGGCAGTGCAGAGGGGGAGTCAATGCCAGTTCCTCTTGATACAGGACAAAAGGACTCTCTGAGCTCCTccagcaggcaggcagagaagagagaggagagcagcaCTGGTACCCATGCACCTCGCTGGGATTTTACCACCATCACCTTTCCCAACATGGCCTCAGACCAGCCGTGCACACATCTGCCCTCCCCTGACAGCAGGCTCCTGCCAGAGAATGTGCCAGGCAGGGAGGTGGACGCAGCTTCCTGGTGCACACAGATCAACCAGAAACAGGAGAAGCTGTCGCGGAAGGAGAGGAAGCAGCGGGAGAGGGAGAGCAGGTACAAGAGCAGTGTCAATGCCGACCAGGAGGTGAGGCGCTGCTCCAACTGGCAGGAGTACAAAGCCCTCTTGGAGCAGAGGAGACAGCAGAGGGTTTGGAAGCGACCAGCACACCTCTGGGACCAAGCTGTCACACCGCTGCTGCGGCCAGAAGAAGTGACCTCACCAG CTGTGCTCCTCCAGCAGATCAGtgtgctgcagccctcccaCATCCTGGATGGAGCCTCCCG gctgcaggagGACCCAGAGGCCATGAAGATAGACTTCAACGTGTATCAAGCAGACGCTGTGTCCAAGTTTAAGAAGACAAACCCTGGGAAGCCCCATGTCAGGATGTGTGTTCGGAG ctgtagCAGACAGAGCAAGAAAGGTGGTAATGCAGTTTTACCAAG cTTTGATGAGCAGATCCCCTCCCTGCGGGCTTTGAAGCAGGTGACCTATCTGAGTGGGGACGTCCCGCTCGTCTTTGCACTGGTGGATCATGGAGAAATCACCTTCTATTCACTGAAGGAGTTCAAGCTGCCTGTTGATGTTAATCACTGA
- the TSEN54 gene encoding tRNA-splicing endonuclease subunit Sen54 isoform X3, with protein MGRGEAIPEAAVPAGAPHEGPERYRGTRGPEWALQSGAARGLCRPSARRCPRSTAEQPEARQAPRSPGGQKDSLPGGSARQAERLRRCCEEQWRLLCEERPERPGNLVKAEWKPEQGIVELKSPAGKFWHTMGFSERGKQCLLPEEALYLLECGSVQLFYRDVALSIQEAYETLLCQEAMSLSHYQVFSHLKQLGYIVLRFDPSTVPSPYERQLNLESHCKSSGKHHRKRRRSSSPWLHEKKHKVYEDLSEVEGTSSKDGDDYGDSIPMDEKPLSVQPKESDAGSAEGESMPVPLDTGQKDSLSSSSRQAEKREESSTGTHAPRWDFTTITFPNMASDQPCTHLPSPDSRLLPENVPGREVDAASWCTQINQKQEKLSRKERKQRERESRYKSSVNADQEVRRCSNWQEYKALLEQRRQQRVWKRPAHLWDQAVTPLLRPEEVTSPAVLLQQISVLQPSHILDGASRLQEDPEAMKIDFNVYQADAVSKFKKTNPGKPHVRMCVRSFDEQIPSLRALKQVTYLSGDVPLVFALVDHGEITFYSLKEFKLPVDVNH; from the exons ATGGGGCGGGGGGAGGCAATACCGGAAGCCGCGGTACCGGCGGGAGCCCCCCATGAGGGGCCAGAGCGGTACCGGGGGACCCGCGGTCCGGAGTGGGCGCTGCAGTCCGGGGCTGCCCGGGGGCTCTGCCGTCCCTCAGCACGCCGCTGTCCCCGCAGCACGGCGGAGCAGCCCGAGGCTCGCCAGGCCCCGCGGAGCCCCGGCGGGCAGAAGGATTCACTCCCCGGCGGCTCGGCCCGGCAGGCCGAGAGGCTCCGGCGCTGCTGCGAGGAGCAGTGGCGGCTGCTCTGCGAGGAGCGCCCGGAGCGGCC GGGGAATCTGGTGAAGGCTGAGTGGAAACCGGAGCAGGGCATTGTGGAGCTGAAGTCCCCTGCG GGAAAGTTCTGGCACACCATGGGGTTCTCGGAACGAGGCAAACAATGTCTGCTGCCCGAGGAAGCTCTGTACCTGCTGGAGTGT ggctctgtccaGCTCTTTTACAGAGATGTGGCCCTGTCAATCCAGGAAGCCTACGAGACCCTGTTGTGCCAGGAGGCAATGAGCCTGTCACATTACCAG GTGTTCAGCCACTTGAAGCAACTGGGTTATATTGTACTGAGATTTGACCCCAG CACTGTCCCATCTCCCTACGAGAGGCAGCTGAATTTGGAAAGTCACTGCAAGAGCTCTGGGAAACACCATCGCAAGAGGAGGAGAAGTTCCAGCCCCTG GTTGCATGAGAAGAAACATAAAGTATATGAGGACCTTTCAGAAGTTGAAGGGACTTCCAGCAAAGATGGAGACGACTATGGAGACTCCATTCCCATGGATGAAAAGCCCTTGTCAGTGCAGCCAAAGGAATCAGATGCTGGCAGTGCAGAGGGGGAGTCAATGCCAGTTCCTCTTGATACAGGACAAAAGGACTCTCTGAGCTCCTccagcaggcaggcagagaagagagaggagagcagcaCTGGTACCCATGCACCTCGCTGGGATTTTACCACCATCACCTTTCCCAACATGGCCTCAGACCAGCCGTGCACACATCTGCCCTCCCCTGACAGCAGGCTCCTGCCAGAGAATGTGCCAGGCAGGGAGGTGGACGCAGCTTCCTGGTGCACACAGATCAACCAGAAACAGGAGAAGCTGTCGCGGAAGGAGAGGAAGCAGCGGGAGAGGGAGAGCAGGTACAAGAGCAGTGTCAATGCCGACCAGGAGGTGAGGCGCTGCTCCAACTGGCAGGAGTACAAAGCCCTCTTGGAGCAGAGGAGACAGCAGAGGGTTTGGAAGCGACCAGCACACCTCTGGGACCAAGCTGTCACACCGCTGCTGCGGCCAGAAGAAGTGACCTCACCAG CTGTGCTCCTCCAGCAGATCAGtgtgctgcagccctcccaCATCCTGGATGGAGCCTCCCG gctgcaggagGACCCAGAGGCCATGAAGATAGACTTCAACGTGTATCAAGCAGACGCTGTGTCCAAGTTTAAGAAGACAAACCCTGGGAAGCCCCATGTCAGGATGTGTGTTCGGAG cTTTGATGAGCAGATCCCCTCCCTGCGGGCTTTGAAGCAGGTGACCTATCTGAGTGGGGACGTCCCGCTCGTCTTTGCACTGGTGGATCATGGAGAAATCACCTTCTATTCACTGAAGGAGTTCAAGCTGCCTGTTGATGTTAATCACTGA
- the TSEN54 gene encoding tRNA-splicing endonuclease subunit Sen54 isoform X5 yields the protein MEAGGSRRLSTAEQPEARQAPRSPGGQKDSLPGGSARQAERLRRCCEEQWRLLCEERPERPGNLVKAEWKPEQGIVELKSPAGKFWHTMGFSERGKQCLLPEEALYLLECGSVQLFYRDVALSIQEAYETLLCQEAMSLSHYQVFSHLKQLGYIVLRFDPSTVPSPYERQLNLESHCKSSGKHHRKRRRSSSPWLHEKKHKVYEDLSEVEGTSSKDGDDYGDSIPMDEKPLSVQPKESDAGSAEGESMPVPLDTGQKDSLSSSSRQAEKREESSTGTHAPRWDFTTITFPNMASDQPCTHLPSPDSRLLPENVPGREVDAASWCTQINQKQEKLSRKERKQRERESRYKSSVNADQEVRRCSNWQEYKALLEQRRQQRVWKRPAHLWDQAVTPLLRPEEVTSPAVLLQQISVLQPSHILDGASRLQEDPEAMKIDFNVYQADAVSKFKKTNPGKPHVRMCVRSFDEQIPSLRALKQVTYLSGDVPLVFALVDHGEITFYSLKEFKLPVDVNH from the exons ATGGAGGCCGGCGGGTCCCGCCGCCTCAG CACGGCGGAGCAGCCCGAGGCTCGCCAGGCCCCGCGGAGCCCCGGCGGGCAGAAGGATTCACTCCCCGGCGGCTCGGCCCGGCAGGCCGAGAGGCTCCGGCGCTGCTGCGAGGAGCAGTGGCGGCTGCTCTGCGAGGAGCGCCCGGAGCGGCC GGGGAATCTGGTGAAGGCTGAGTGGAAACCGGAGCAGGGCATTGTGGAGCTGAAGTCCCCTGCG GGAAAGTTCTGGCACACCATGGGGTTCTCGGAACGAGGCAAACAATGTCTGCTGCCCGAGGAAGCTCTGTACCTGCTGGAGTGT ggctctgtccaGCTCTTTTACAGAGATGTGGCCCTGTCAATCCAGGAAGCCTACGAGACCCTGTTGTGCCAGGAGGCAATGAGCCTGTCACATTACCAG GTGTTCAGCCACTTGAAGCAACTGGGTTATATTGTACTGAGATTTGACCCCAG CACTGTCCCATCTCCCTACGAGAGGCAGCTGAATTTGGAAAGTCACTGCAAGAGCTCTGGGAAACACCATCGCAAGAGGAGGAGAAGTTCCAGCCCCTG GTTGCATGAGAAGAAACATAAAGTATATGAGGACCTTTCAGAAGTTGAAGGGACTTCCAGCAAAGATGGAGACGACTATGGAGACTCCATTCCCATGGATGAAAAGCCCTTGTCAGTGCAGCCAAAGGAATCAGATGCTGGCAGTGCAGAGGGGGAGTCAATGCCAGTTCCTCTTGATACAGGACAAAAGGACTCTCTGAGCTCCTccagcaggcaggcagagaagagagaggagagcagcaCTGGTACCCATGCACCTCGCTGGGATTTTACCACCATCACCTTTCCCAACATGGCCTCAGACCAGCCGTGCACACATCTGCCCTCCCCTGACAGCAGGCTCCTGCCAGAGAATGTGCCAGGCAGGGAGGTGGACGCAGCTTCCTGGTGCACACAGATCAACCAGAAACAGGAGAAGCTGTCGCGGAAGGAGAGGAAGCAGCGGGAGAGGGAGAGCAGGTACAAGAGCAGTGTCAATGCCGACCAGGAGGTGAGGCGCTGCTCCAACTGGCAGGAGTACAAAGCCCTCTTGGAGCAGAGGAGACAGCAGAGGGTTTGGAAGCGACCAGCACACCTCTGGGACCAAGCTGTCACACCGCTGCTGCGGCCAGAAGAAGTGACCTCACCAG CTGTGCTCCTCCAGCAGATCAGtgtgctgcagccctcccaCATCCTGGATGGAGCCTCCCG gctgcaggagGACCCAGAGGCCATGAAGATAGACTTCAACGTGTATCAAGCAGACGCTGTGTCCAAGTTTAAGAAGACAAACCCTGGGAAGCCCCATGTCAGGATGTGTGTTCGGAG cTTTGATGAGCAGATCCCCTCCCTGCGGGCTTTGAAGCAGGTGACCTATCTGAGTGGGGACGTCCCGCTCGTCTTTGCACTGGTGGATCATGGAGAAATCACCTTCTATTCACTGAAGGAGTTCAAGCTGCCTGTTGATGTTAATCACTGA